Proteins encoded together in one Bacillota bacterium window:
- a CDS encoding prepilin-type N-terminal cleavage/methylation domain-containing protein: MIRALKNRKGVTLVELLAVIVILAIIAAIAVPTIGGLISNQREKAAGLSYDAVIEAADYYILDVATLVEDDEFTLADVITNGNLDANPFDGAPAVTFTVGANGTFTITDPAELTIDDFVVFP, translated from the coding sequence ATGATTCGTGCTCTAAAAAATAGAAAAGGTGTTACTTTAGTAGAACTATTAGCTGTTATTGTAATTCTAGCTATTATTGCAGCCATTGCTGTACCTACTATTGGTGGATTAATCTCAAATCAACGTGAAAAAGCTGCAGGCCTTTCATATGATGCAGTAATAGAAGCTGCTGATTATTATATTTTAGATGTTGCCACTTTAGTTGAAGACGATGAATTTACTCTTGCAGATGTCATTACAAATGGTAATTTAGATGCAAATCCATTTGATGGTGCTCCTGCTGTTACATTTACTGTTGGCGCAAATGGTACATTTACTATTACGGACCCGGCAGAGCTTACAATTGATGACTTTGTTGTATTTCCTTAA